The stretch of DNA CGCGTAAATCAAACTCTTCATGGTCTTCATGGGTGGCGCCTATTACCATTTGGCCGTTATCAAAAGCGAGAATATATTGATCATTTGGAGGCATTACAACGGGCCAATCATCCGTTTTCATATTTTCCATTTGAAGATGGACGATTTGTGCTTTTTGGGAGGAGAGCTGAAATTCAATACCCATTGGTTTTAATAATTGATCCGCCCACGCTCCGGCAGTAATGATTATCTTTTCAGCACTGTAACGTTCATTGCCGACACGAACTCCAGTGATAGCTGGATCATCAAATTCAATTTCAGCAGAGCCCTGAATGAATGTTGCTCCATGCTTTTTTGCCGAATTGATTAAGGCTTGTCGGAGCGCCCTTCCGTTGACTCGAGCAGCTCCACTAACATAAACCGCTCCAAATTCTTCAGCTAACGGAGGAAATAGAGAACCCGTTTCATTCGGCGTCAGTTGAAGAACTTCTCCAATTTCCGTTGCATCCTCTCTTCTTGTAACCGCGCGTTCTTCCATTTTGATGAGTTTGCTTTGATCTGTATGCAGACTGAGGGCTCCCACGCGTTTGTATCCCGTATCTGTTTCACCATCTTCTTCAAGTTGGGCTATCAGTCCCTCATAATAGGCCGCCCCACTTTTAGCGAGAGAGTACCATGCTTTATTACGTCTTTGTGAAATCCACGGACATATAATACCTGCTGCGGCGTCCGTTGCTTGTCCTTTATCAAAGCGATCCACGACGGTAACTGTTGCACCCGTTTTAGCTAGGTGATAAGCAGTTGAAGCCCCTAAAATTCCAGCACCGATAATGATATATTTTTTCATGAAAGCACCTTTTCCCAATTGAATTTCTACAATCATTTTACACGTTTGAACACAGAGTCTCAAAACGACTGTATCTATCTGAACAAATGTGCACTATCAAAGTATCTTAACAAGCTAAAAAACCCCTGCCGTGAGATACAGGCATTTGCGCGCCTTCCTCTTCGACAAGGGAATTTTATCGTATGACAATATTATATTGTTTCAACAGTTGAGTGTATCTAGATGAAATAGAGTATTGTGGCTTCACCCTACTTCTTGATATGGAAACATCCCTTGATATTGATTCAAGAGTTGATCCAGTTCTTGACTACAAGTCACCACCAATGAATGTGTGTAGCCTAATTGCTTAGCCTTTTTGTACATGTCTTTCTTTTTACGGTTAATTTGTTTCAATAAAAGATGTTGCTTATACACTGTCTTTGTTCTCATCTGTTTACATCCTCCAACTGGTTTAGCTTTTATTCATGAAATCACTTATTTACCAACTTAAAATTTTCACGTAAAAGTAAATTTATGTATTAATTATTTAACCAATTATTTACTGAGATAAACTTCCTTTTAAAACTTTAATCGATTAAATTATATTTTTTTTTCGAAATGAC from Paenisporosarcina sp. FSL H8-0542 encodes:
- a CDS encoding FAD-binding oxidoreductase translates to MKKYIIIGAGILGASTAYHLAKTGATVTVVDRFDKGQATDAAAGIICPWISQRRNKAWYSLAKSGAAYYEGLIAQLEEDGETDTGYKRVGALSLHTDQSKLIKMEERAVTRREDATEIGEVLQLTPNETGSLFPPLAEEFGAVYVSGAARVNGRALRQALINSAKKHGATFIQGSAEIEFDDPAITGVRVGNERYSAEKIIITAGAWADQLLKPMGIEFQLSSQKAQIVHLQMENMKTDDWPVVMPPNDQYILAFDNGQMVIGATHEDHEEFDLRVTAGGLHEVFHKALSVAPGLADSTFVETRVGFRPFTPNFLPIIGKVPGWEGLLLANGLGASGLTIGPFLGAQLSKLALDEQVDIDLALYDVSGAIID
- a CDS encoding aspartyl-phosphate phosphatase Spo0E family protein; this translates as MRTKTVYKQHLLLKQINRKKKDMYKKAKQLGYTHSLVVTCSQELDQLLNQYQGMFPYQEVG